One stretch of Pseudomonas fragi DNA includes these proteins:
- the leuS gene encoding leucine--tRNA ligase, with product MHEQYQPREIEAAAQSFWDNQKSFEVSEDLGKETFYCLSMFPYPSGKLHMGHVRNYTIGDVISRYQRMLGKNVLQPMGWDAFGMPAENAAMKNKVAPAKWTYENIAYMKTQLRSLGLAVDWSREITTCKPDYYRWEQWLFTRLFEKGVIYRKNGTVNWDPVDQTVLANEQVIDGRGWRSGAVIEKREIPMYYFKITAYADELLESLDDMPGWPEQVKTMQRNWIGKSRGMEVQFPYNVESIGAAGALKVFTTRPDTLMGATYVAVAAEHPLATQAAQGNPELQAFIAQCKGGSVAEADMATQEKMGLPTSLFVEHPLTGEKLPVWVANYVLMHYGDGAVMAVPAHDERDFEFATKYNLPIKPVVRTSAGDESPAPWQDAYNEHGPLINSGEFDGLDFDAAFAAIEAALTAKGLGQARTQFRLRDWGISRQRYWGCPIPIVHCDTCGDVPVPEAQLPVVLPEDVVPDGAGSPLARMPEFYECSCPKCGAPAKRETDTMDTFVESSWYYARYASPHYEGGLVEKSAADHWLPVDQYIGGIEHAILHLLYARFFHKLMRDEGLVSSNEPFKNLLTQGMVIAETYFRTLDNGGKDYFNPDDVEIERDAKAKIIGAKLKTDGLPVEIGGTQKMSKSLNNGVDPQYMIEQYGADTCRLFMMFASPPDASLEWSDSGVEGSHRFLKRVWRLAHAHVGQGLPGALDIASLTDEQKVIRRAIHQAIKQASQDVGQHHKFNTAVAQVMTVMNVLEKAPQATEQDRALLQEGLETVALVLAPITPHISHELWNQLGHAGAIIDAAWPTLDESALVQDTLQLVIQVNGKLRGHIEMPASASREEVEAAARVNENVLRFTEGLTIRKVIVVPGKLVNIVAS from the coding sequence ATGCACGAACAATATCAGCCCCGTGAAATAGAAGCCGCCGCCCAATCATTCTGGGACAACCAAAAGTCCTTCGAAGTCAGCGAAGATCTAGGCAAAGAGACGTTCTACTGCCTATCGATGTTCCCGTACCCAAGCGGCAAGCTACACATGGGGCACGTGCGCAACTACACCATCGGTGACGTGATCTCCCGTTACCAGCGCATGCTTGGCAAGAACGTTTTGCAGCCGATGGGCTGGGACGCCTTCGGCATGCCGGCCGAAAACGCCGCGATGAAAAACAAGGTCGCGCCGGCCAAGTGGACCTACGAAAACATCGCCTACATGAAAACCCAGCTGCGCAGCCTGGGTCTGGCCGTTGACTGGTCCCGCGAAATCACCACCTGCAAGCCGGATTACTACCGTTGGGAACAATGGCTGTTCACCCGCCTGTTCGAAAAAGGTGTGATCTACCGCAAGAACGGTACCGTTAACTGGGACCCGGTAGACCAGACCGTTCTGGCCAACGAGCAAGTGATCGACGGCCGTGGCTGGCGTTCGGGCGCGGTGATCGAAAAACGCGAAATCCCGATGTACTACTTCAAGATCACCGCTTACGCGGATGAACTGCTTGAAAGCCTCGACGACATGCCGGGCTGGCCCGAGCAGGTCAAAACCATGCAGCGCAACTGGATCGGCAAATCCCGCGGCATGGAAGTGCAGTTCCCTTACAACGTCGAGTCCATCGGCGCAGCGGGCGCACTCAAGGTCTTCACAACTCGCCCCGACACCCTGATGGGCGCTACCTACGTCGCCGTGGCTGCCGAGCACCCGCTCGCCACCCAGGCCGCGCAGGGCAACCCTGAGCTGCAGGCGTTTATCGCCCAGTGCAAGGGCGGCAGCGTGGCTGAAGCCGACATGGCCACCCAGGAAAAAATGGGCCTGCCGACCTCGCTGTTCGTCGAGCACCCGCTGACCGGCGAAAAACTTCCGGTCTGGGTCGCCAACTATGTGCTGATGCATTACGGCGACGGCGCAGTAATGGCGGTACCGGCACACGACGAACGCGATTTCGAATTCGCCACCAAGTACAACCTGCCAATCAAGCCGGTTGTGCGCACCAGTGCTGGCGACGAGTCACCTGCTCCCTGGCAGGACGCTTACAACGAGCACGGCCCGCTGATCAACTCCGGCGAATTTGACGGCCTGGATTTCGACGCTGCCTTCGCCGCCATCGAAGCCGCCCTGACCGCCAAAGGCCTTGGCCAGGCGCGCACACAGTTCCGCCTGCGCGACTGGGGCATCAGCCGTCAACGCTACTGGGGCTGCCCGATCCCGATCGTGCATTGCGATACGTGCGGCGACGTGCCGGTGCCTGAAGCCCAGCTGCCAGTGGTCTTGCCAGAAGATGTCGTGCCCGATGGCGCCGGTTCGCCACTGGCACGCATGCCTGAATTCTACGAGTGCAGCTGCCCTAAATGCGGCGCACCGGCCAAACGCGAAACCGACACGATGGACACCTTCGTCGAGTCCTCGTGGTATTACGCCCGTTACGCCTCGCCGCACTATGAAGGCGGTCTGGTCGAAAAATCGGCGGCAGACCACTGGTTGCCGGTCGATCAGTACATCGGCGGTATCGAACACGCCATTTTGCACCTGCTGTACGCGCGCTTCTTCCACAAGCTGATGCGTGACGAAGGCCTGGTCAGCTCCAACGAGCCGTTCAAGAACCTGCTGACCCAGGGCATGGTGATCGCCGAGACTTACTTCCGTACGCTGGACAACGGTGGCAAGGATTACTTCAACCCGGACGACGTGGAAATCGAACGTGATGCCAAGGCCAAGATCATCGGCGCCAAGCTGAAGACCGACGGCCTGCCGGTGGAAATCGGCGGCACGCAGAAAATGTCCAAGTCGCTGAACAACGGTGTTGACCCGCAATACATGATCGAGCAGTACGGCGCAGACACCTGCCGCCTGTTCATGATGTTTGCTTCGCCGCCTGATGCCAGCCTGGAATGGTCCGACTCGGGTGTTGAAGGTTCGCACCGTTTCCTCAAGCGCGTCTGGCGCCTGGCCCATGCCCATGTAGGCCAGGGCCTGCCGGGTGCACTGGATATCGCCAGCCTGACCGATGAGCAAAAAGTCATCCGCCGCGCCATCCACCAGGCTATCAAGCAAGCCAGCCAGGACGTTGGTCAGCACCACAAGTTCAACACCGCTGTCGCCCAGGTGATGACCGTGATGAACGTGCTCGAAAAAGCACCGCAAGCCACTGAACAAGACCGCGCCCTGCTGCAGGAAGGCCTTGAGACTGTTGCCCTGGTGCTGGCACCGATCACCCCGCACATCAGCCATGAGCTGTGGAACCAGTTGGGGCATGCGGGTGCAATCATCGACGCTGCATGGCCAACCCTGGACGAAAGCGCGCTGGTTCAAGACACCCTGCAACTGGTTATCCAGGTAAACGGCAAACTGCGCGGGCATATTGAAATGCCAGCCAGCGCCAGCCGTGAAGAGGTTGAAGCCGCAGCCCGCGTCAATGAGAACGTGTTGCGCTTTACCGAAGGCCTGACGATCCGCAAAGTGATCGTGGTACCGGGCAAACTGGTCAATATCGTCGCCAGCTAA
- a CDS encoding YdcF family protein, with the protein MPIRYFFKQLLLPPGILILLLVLAWWLRRSRPRVAGVLFALGLGGFWLMSLPVMVEWGARVLEREPPLAQSEWSTLARRADAIVVLGSGRERGDPAWGSDQPTGIGLERQRYAARLAKASGLPVLTTGGLHYGSPPSEAQLMADSLRDDFGVQVRWKEEQSRTTWENAKMTADILLPLGIKRVVVVTHGWHMPRSVWSFEKAGFEVVPAPVGFFSADNARPLGGWMPEYKAFWQSGLLINEAVGQIAYPLFYR; encoded by the coding sequence ATGCCTATTCGATATTTTTTTAAACAACTTCTATTGCCTCCCGGCATTTTGATCTTGCTCCTGGTGCTTGCCTGGTGGCTGCGGCGTTCGCGTCCGCGTGTGGCGGGCGTGCTGTTTGCCCTGGGGCTGGGCGGTTTCTGGCTGATGAGCTTGCCGGTAATGGTGGAATGGGGCGCCCGGGTGCTGGAGCGCGAGCCGCCGCTGGCGCAGAGCGAGTGGTCGACGTTGGCCCGGCGTGCCGATGCCATTGTAGTGTTGGGTTCGGGGCGTGAGCGGGGTGATCCGGCCTGGGGCAGTGATCAGCCGACGGGCATTGGTCTTGAGCGCCAGCGTTATGCCGCGCGACTGGCCAAGGCCTCGGGCTTGCCGGTACTGACGACTGGAGGTTTGCACTACGGCTCGCCGCCCAGTGAAGCGCAGTTGATGGCGGACTCTTTGCGTGATGACTTCGGCGTGCAAGTACGCTGGAAAGAAGAACAAAGCCGTACTACCTGGGAAAACGCCAAAATGACCGCCGACATTCTGCTGCCGCTGGGGATCAAACGCGTAGTCGTGGTGACTCACGGCTGGCATATGCCGCGTTCGGTCTGGAGTTTTGAAAAGGCTGGTTTTGAAGTGGTGCCGGCGCCGGTGGGCTTTTTCAGTGCCGACAACGCGCGGCCGCTGGGGGGCTGGATGCCGGAGTACAAAGCGTTCTGGCAGTCCGGGTTGTTGATCAATGAGGCGGTGGGGCAGATTGCCTATCCGTTGTTTTATCGCTAG
- the lnt gene encoding apolipoprotein N-acyltransferase, protein MRWITSPGWPGNLLAVVAGALTTLALAPFDIWPLALVALALFYLGLRDLSPKQALGRGWCFGFGLFGAGTSWIYYSIHHFGGASVLLAGFLMLLFTAAIAWFFALPAWLWARWIRRNEAPLADTLAFAALWVAQEAFRGWFLTGFPWLYSGYSQLDGPLAGLAPLGGMWLISFALALSAALLCNLPRLIKARRKAFVAAGVILLIGPWVIGQALKHHAWTSPSGDPLSVAAIQGNIEQSMKWDPAQVNAQLALYRDMTFSSKRVDLIVWPETAVPVLKENAEGFLSMMGRFAADRNSALITGVPIRQEVRHEPRYFNGITAVGQGDGVYLKQKLVPFGEYVPLQDVLRGLIAFFDLPMSDFARGPADQAMLQAKGYQIAPLICYEVVYPDFVAGLAAQSDILLTISNDTWFGTSIGPLQHLQMAQMRALEAGRWMIRATNNGVTALIDPFGQITTQIPQFEQGILYGEVVPMHDLTPYLQWRSWPLIILCVLLIGWALVTSRIAKTV, encoded by the coding sequence ATGCGCTGGATAACCTCCCCCGGCTGGCCCGGTAACTTGCTGGCCGTGGTGGCCGGCGCACTGACAACCCTGGCGTTGGCCCCCTTCGATATCTGGCCATTGGCACTGGTGGCCCTGGCTCTGTTCTATCTCGGTTTGCGCGACCTGTCGCCAAAACAAGCCCTGGGCCGTGGCTGGTGCTTCGGTTTTGGCCTGTTCGGCGCGGGCACCAGCTGGATCTACTACAGCATCCACCACTTCGGCGGCGCTTCTGTGCTGCTGGCCGGCTTCCTGATGCTGTTGTTCACCGCAGCCATTGCCTGGTTCTTTGCCCTGCCCGCCTGGCTATGGGCACGCTGGATCCGCCGCAACGAAGCACCGCTGGCCGACACCCTGGCATTTGCTGCGCTGTGGGTCGCTCAAGAGGCCTTCCGCGGCTGGTTCCTCACCGGTTTTCCGTGGCTGTACTCCGGCTACAGCCAGCTCGACGGCCCGCTGGCCGGGCTCGCGCCATTGGGCGGCATGTGGCTGATTTCGTTTGCCCTGGCCCTGAGCGCAGCCCTGCTGTGCAATCTGCCACGCCTGATCAAGGCCAGACGCAAGGCTTTTGTCGCCGCAGGCGTGATCTTGCTGATCGGCCCCTGGGTTATCGGCCAGGCACTCAAGCACCACGCCTGGACCAGCCCATCGGGTGACCCGCTGAGTGTGGCGGCGATCCAGGGCAATATCGAACAAAGCATGAAATGGGACCCGGCGCAGGTCAATGCACAGCTGGCCCTGTACCGCGACATGACGTTCAGTTCAAAGCGTGTAGACCTGATTGTATGGCCAGAAACCGCCGTCCCCGTGCTCAAGGAGAACGCTGAAGGCTTTTTGAGCATGATGGGGCGCTTTGCCGCCGACCGGAATTCCGCGCTGATTACCGGCGTGCCGATCCGCCAGGAAGTGCGCCATGAACCGCGCTACTTCAACGGCATCACGGCCGTAGGCCAGGGCGACGGGGTTTACCTGAAACAAAAGCTGGTGCCGTTTGGCGAATACGTGCCGCTGCAGGATGTACTGCGCGGCCTGATCGCATTTTTTGACCTGCCAATGTCGGACTTTGCCCGCGGCCCCGCCGACCAGGCGATGTTGCAGGCCAAGGGTTATCAGATCGCGCCATTAATTTGCTATGAGGTGGTGTACCCGGACTTCGTCGCCGGGCTTGCGGCCCAGAGTGACATCCTGCTGACCATCAGCAACGACACCTGGTTCGGCACCTCGATCGGGCCGCTGCAGCATCTGCAAATGGCGCAGATGCGCGCCCTGGAAGCCGGGCGCTGGATGATTCGGGCCACCAACAACGGGGTCACGGCACTGATCGACCCGTTTGGGCAAATCACCACGCAGATTCCGCAGTTCGAGCAAGGCATCCTGTATGGCGAAGTGGTGCCCATGCATGACCTCACGCCTTACCTGCAATGGCGCTCCTGGCCGCTGATCATCCTGTGTGTCTTGCTGATTGGCTGGGCGCTGGTCACCAGCCGGATTGCCAAGACGGTCTAA
- a CDS encoding HlyC/CorC family transporter, whose protein sequence is MSEDRSSNGQKSWLGKLTQAFAHEPKNRQELLELLREAHQNKLLDSEALAIVEGAIQVADLQVRDIMVPRSQMISIKATQTPREFLPAIIDAAHSRYPVIGESHDDVLGVLLAKDLLPLILQENGDKYNIKDLLRPATFVPESKRLNVLLREFRANHNHMAIVIDEYGGVAGLVTIEDVLEQIVGDIEDEHDVEEDSYIKPLPSGDFLIKALTPIENFNEFFDTEFSDDEFDTVGGLVMSAFGHLPKRNETTEIGPYRFRILNADSRRIHLIRLTPIAR, encoded by the coding sequence ATGAGCGAAGACCGATCGAGCAACGGGCAAAAGTCATGGTTAGGTAAGCTGACCCAGGCCTTTGCCCATGAGCCGAAAAACCGCCAGGAGCTGCTTGAGCTGCTGCGCGAAGCACATCAGAACAAACTGTTGGACAGTGAAGCGCTGGCCATCGTCGAAGGCGCCATTCAAGTGGCTGACCTGCAGGTCCGGGACATCATGGTTCCGCGCTCGCAGATGATCAGCATCAAGGCGACCCAGACCCCCCGCGAATTTCTCCCGGCGATCATCGATGCGGCGCACTCGCGCTACCCGGTGATCGGCGAAAGCCACGACGACGTCCTCGGCGTCCTGCTGGCCAAAGACCTGCTGCCGCTGATCCTTCAAGAGAACGGCGACAAGTACAACATCAAGGATTTGCTGCGTCCGGCGACATTTGTTCCCGAGTCCAAGCGCCTTAACGTGTTGCTGCGCGAGTTCCGTGCCAACCACAACCACATGGCCATCGTGATCGACGAATACGGCGGTGTGGCGGGTCTGGTGACGATTGAAGACGTTCTGGAGCAGATCGTCGGCGATATCGAAGACGAACACGATGTCGAGGAAGACAGCTATATCAAGCCGCTGCCCAGCGGTGACTTCCTGATCAAGGCACTGACCCCGATCGAAAACTTCAACGAGTTCTTCGATACCGAATTCTCCGACGACGAGTTCGACACCGTGGGTGGCCTGGTCATGAGTGCATTCGGGCACTTGCCAAAACGCAACGAAACCACTGAAATCGGCCCTTACCGCTTCCGCATCCTCAATGCTGACAGCCGCCGGATTCATTTGATTCGTCTCACGCCTATTGCCCGCTAA
- the ybeY gene encoding rRNA maturation RNase YbeY yields the protein MLELDLQLATDASAPSEAQFRQWCELALRQRSADSEMTIRLVDEPEGRELNHTWRQKDYATNVLSFPADVPDEFLDIPLLGDLVICVAVVEREAAEQGKSLEAHWAHLVIHGCLHLLGYDHIEDEEAEEMEALERTLLAELGHPDPYADDETE from the coding sequence ATGCTTGAGCTTGACCTGCAATTGGCGACCGACGCCAGTGCCCCCAGCGAAGCCCAGTTCCGCCAATGGTGCGAACTGGCTTTGCGCCAGCGCAGCGCCGATTCGGAAATGACCATTCGTCTGGTAGACGAACCCGAAGGCCGTGAGTTGAATCACACCTGGCGCCAGAAAGACTACGCCACCAACGTGCTGTCCTTTCCGGCCGATGTGCCCGATGAGTTCCTCGATATCCCGCTGCTGGGCGACCTGGTGATTTGCGTGGCCGTGGTCGAGCGCGAAGCCGCCGAACAAGGCAAAAGCCTTGAGGCCCACTGGGCTCATCTGGTGATACACGGCTGCTTGCATCTTCTGGGTTACGACCATATAGAAGACGAAGAAGCCGAAGAAATGGAAGCGCTAGAACGAACGTTGCTTGCAGAATTGGGTCACCCTGACCCCTATGCAGACGACGAAACCGAATAA
- a CDS encoding PhoH family protein yields the protein MNAPIEPHRFLLEPFEARRFANLCGQFDEHLRLIEQRLTIEIRNRGNQFELIGDPKITSSAENLLRRLYRETKATELSPDMVHLFLQESEVQDLASNPVAEASVSLRTKKGMIRPRGINQQRYVKEILGNDINFGIGPAGTGKTYLAVACAVDALEREQIRRILLVRPAVEAGEKLGFLPGDLSQKIDPYLRPLYDALYEMLGFEYVAKLIERQIIEVAPLAYMRGRTLNNSFIILDESQNTTVEQMKMFLTRIGFGSTAVITGDITQIDLPKGTKSGLNHVIEVLKDVPGISFTHFQSKDVVRHPLVQRIVEAYGRYEQEAADKLAALPAAKDYRHDA from the coding sequence TTGAACGCACCCATCGAACCACATCGCTTCCTTCTCGAGCCCTTTGAGGCCCGCCGTTTCGCCAATCTGTGCGGGCAATTCGACGAGCACTTGCGCTTGATCGAGCAACGCCTGACGATCGAAATCCGCAATCGCGGTAACCAGTTCGAACTGATCGGCGACCCGAAAATCACTTCCTCGGCAGAAAACCTGCTGCGCCGCCTGTATCGCGAAACCAAGGCCACCGAGCTTTCGCCGGATATGGTGCATCTGTTCCTGCAGGAATCCGAAGTCCAGGACCTGGCCAGCAACCCGGTGGCCGAAGCCAGTGTTTCGCTGCGCACCAAAAAAGGCATGATTCGCCCTCGCGGTATCAACCAGCAGCGCTACGTCAAGGAAATCCTGGGCAACGACATCAACTTCGGCATTGGCCCGGCGGGTACGGGTAAAACCTATCTGGCTGTGGCCTGCGCAGTTGACGCCCTGGAGCGCGAGCAAATCCGCCGCATCCTGCTGGTGCGCCCGGCGGTCGAAGCCGGTGAAAAGCTCGGTTTCCTGCCGGGTGACCTGTCGCAAAAAATCGATCCGTACCTGCGCCCGCTCTACGACGCGCTGTACGAGATGCTCGGCTTTGAATATGTGGCCAAGCTGATCGAGCGCCAGATCATCGAAGTGGCTCCGCTGGCCTATATGCGCGGTCGCACGCTGAACAACAGTTTCATCATCCTCGACGAAAGCCAGAACACCACCGTCGAGCAAATGAAAATGTTCCTGACCCGTATCGGCTTTGGCTCCACCGCCGTGATCACCGGTGACATTACCCAGATCGACCTGCCAAAAGGCACCAAGTCCGGGCTCAATCACGTCATTGAAGTGCTCAAGGACGTGCCGGGTATCAGCTTTACCCACTTCCAGTCCAAAGACGTCGTGCGCCACCCGCTGGTGCAGCGCATCGTAGAGGCCTATGGCCGCTACGAACAGGAAGCCGCCGACAAGCTGGCCGCACTGCCCGCTGCAAAGGATTACCGCCACGATGCTTGA
- the miaB gene encoding tRNA (N6-isopentenyl adenosine(37)-C2)-methylthiotransferase MiaB produces the protein MAKKLYIETHGCQMNEYDSSRMVDLLGEHQALEVTARAEDADVILLNTCSIRERAQDRVYSQLGRWRELKLANPEMVIAVGGCVASQEGAAIRDRAPYVDVVFGPQTLHRLPEMIDAARITKLPQVDVSFPEIEKFDHLPEPRIDGPSAYVSVMEGCSKYCTFCVVPYTRGEEVSRPFDDVLAEVIHLAENGVREVTLLGQNVNGYRGLTEGGRLADLAELIRVVAAIDGIERIRYTTSHPLEFSDSLIQAHAEVPELVKHLHLPVQSGSDRILSAMKRNHTALEYKSKLRKLRAAVPGICISSDFIVGFPGETEKDFEQTMKLIEDVGFDFSYSFVYSQRPGTPAADLSDDTPEERKKERLNALQHRLNQQGFEISRQMVGSVQRILVTDYSKKDPGELQGRTENNRIVNFRCDNPQLIGQFADVHIDAAQPHSLRGSLLN, from the coding sequence ATGGCCAAGAAGCTTTACATCGAAACCCACGGTTGCCAGATGAATGAGTACGACAGCTCGCGCATGGTCGACCTGCTGGGTGAACATCAGGCCCTGGAAGTCACAGCGCGCGCCGAAGACGCTGATGTCATCCTGCTGAATACCTGCTCGATCCGTGAACGTGCCCAGGACCGCGTGTACTCGCAGCTGGGTCGCTGGCGCGAACTGAAACTGGCCAACCCCGAGATGGTGATTGCCGTGGGCGGTTGCGTGGCCAGCCAGGAAGGCGCGGCAATCCGTGATCGCGCCCCGTATGTGGACGTGGTGTTCGGCCCGCAAACCCTGCACCGCCTGCCCGAAATGATCGACGCTGCGCGCATCACCAAGCTGCCGCAGGTGGATGTGTCGTTCCCTGAAATCGAAAAATTCGATCACCTGCCCGAGCCACGCATCGACGGCCCGAGCGCCTACGTTTCGGTGATGGAAGGTTGCAGCAAGTACTGCACATTCTGCGTGGTGCCCTACACCCGTGGCGAGGAGGTCAGCCGACCGTTCGATGACGTGCTGGCCGAGGTCATTCACCTGGCCGAAAACGGCGTGCGTGAAGTGACCCTGCTTGGCCAGAACGTCAACGGCTACCGTGGCCTGACCGAAGGCGGCCGCCTGGCCGACCTCGCCGAGCTGATCCGCGTGGTAGCCGCCATCGACGGCATCGAGCGCATCCGCTACACCACCTCCCACCCGCTGGAGTTCTCCGACAGCCTGATCCAGGCCCACGCCGAAGTCCCCGAGCTGGTCAAGCACCTGCACTTGCCGGTGCAATCGGGTTCGGACCGCATTTTGTCGGCGATGAAGCGCAACCACACGGCGCTTGAGTACAAGTCCAAGCTGCGCAAACTGCGCGCTGCCGTACCGGGCATCTGCATCAGCTCCGACTTTATTGTCGGCTTCCCGGGCGAAACCGAAAAAGACTTCGAGCAGACCATGAAGCTGATCGAAGACGTGGGCTTCGACTTCTCCTACTCCTTTGTCTACAGCCAGCGCCCGGGCACCCCGGCAGCGGACCTGTCCGACGACACCCCGGAAGAGCGCAAGAAAGAGCGCCTGAACGCCCTGCAACATCGCCTCAACCAGCAGGGTTTCGAGATCAGCCGCCAGATGGTCGGTTCCGTGCAGCGGATCCTGGTAACCGACTACTCGAAAAAAGACCCTGGCGAATTGCAGGGCCGTACCGAGAACAACCGCATCGTCAACTTCCGCTGCGACAACCCGCAGCTGATCGGGCAATTCGCCGATGTGCATATCGATGCCGCCCAGCCGCACTCGCTGCGAGGCTCGCTGCTAAATTAG